Proteins from a genomic interval of Equus quagga isolate Etosha38 chromosome 13, UCLA_HA_Equagga_1.0, whole genome shotgun sequence:
- the ZBTB7B gene encoding zinc finger and BTB domain-containing protein 7B isoform X2, with product MGSPEDDLIGIPFPEHSSELLSCLNEQRQLGHLCDLTIRTQGLEYRTHRAVLAACSHYFKKLFTEGGGGAVMGAGGGGTAAGGAGAGVCELDFVGPEALGALLEFAYTATLTTSSANMPAVLQAARLLEIPCVIAACMEILQVSGLEAPSPDEDDCERARQYLEAFATATASGVPNGEDSPPQVPLPPPPPPPPPPRPVARRSRKPRKAFLQTKGARANHLVPEVPTVPTHPLTYEEEEVAGKVGSSGGSGLADSYSPPTGTASPPEGPLSYEPYEGEEEEEELVYPPAYGLAQSGGPPLSPEELGSDEDAIDPDLMAYLSSLHQDALAPGLDGQDKLVRKRRSQMPQECPVCHKIIHGAGKLPRHMRTHTGEKPFACEVCGVRFTRNDKLKIHMRKHTGERPYSCPHCPARFLHSYDLKNHMHLHTGDRPYECHLCHKAFAKEDHLQRHLKGQNCLEVRTRRRRKDDAPPHYPPPSAATPSPAGLDLSNGHLDTFRLSLARFWEQSAPTGPPVSTPGPPDDDEEEGAPTTPQAEGAMESS from the exons ATGGGGAGCCCTGAGGACGACCTGATCGGGATTCCATTCCCTGAACACAGCAGTGAGCTCCTGAGCTGCCTCAACGAACAGCGCCAGCTGGGCCATCTGTGTGACCTAACCATCCGGACGCAGGGCCTTGAATACCGCACCCACCGGGCTGTGCTGGCTGCCTGCAGCCACTACTTTAAGAAACTCTTCACCGAGGGCGGTGGCGGGGCCGTcatgggggctgggggcggcgGGACAGCCGctgggggagcaggggctggcgTGTGTGAGCTGGACTTTGTGGGGCCAGAGGCACTGGGTGCCCTGCTCGAGTTTGCCTATACAGCCACACTGACCACCAGCAGCGCCAACATGCCGGCAGTGCTCCAGGCCGCCCGGCTGCTGGAGATCCCATGTGTCATCGCTGCCTGCATGGAGATTCTGCAGGTCAGTGGGCTAGAAGCTCCCAGCCCTGATGAGGATGACTGTGAGCGAGCCCGCCAGTACCTGGAGGCCTTCGCCACAGCCACGGCCTCAGGAGTTCCCAACGGGGAAGACAGCCCTCCACAGGTGCCCCTCCCGCCACCGCcgccaccacccccaccacctcgGCCTGTTGCCCGCCGCAGCCGCAAGCCCCGAAAAGCTTTCTTGCAGACCAAGGGGGCCCGGGCAAACCACCTAGTGCCCGAGGTGCCCACAGTGCCCACCCATCCCTTGACCtatgaggaggaggaggtggcaggcAAAGTGGGCAGCAGTGGGGGCAGTGGCCTGGCGGACAGCTACAGCCCTCCAACAGGGACTGCCTCACCCCCTGAGGGGCCCCTGAGCTACGAGCCCTATGAGggtgaagaagaagaggaggagctgGTATATCCCCCAGCCTATGGGCTGGCACAGAGCGGCGGGCCCCCGCTGTCCCCAGAGGAGCTGGGCTCAGATGAGGATGCCATCGATCCTGACCTGATGGCCTACCTAAGTTCGCTGCACCAGGATGCCCTGGCACCAGGCCTAGATGGCCAGGACAAGCTGGTGCGCAAACGCCGCTCCCAGATGCCCCAGGAGTGCCCGGTCTGCCACAAGATCATCCACGGGGCAGGCAAACTGCCACGCCACATGAGGACCCATACAGGGGAGAAGCCCTTCGCCTGTGAAGTCTGCGGTGTCCGTTTCACCCG GAATGACAAGCTGAAGATCCACATGCGGAAGCACACAGGAGAGCGCCCCTATTCGTGCCCGCACTGCCCAGCCCGCTTCCTGCACAGCTATGACCTCAAGAACCACATGCACCTGCACACGGGAGACCGGCCCTATGAGTGCCACCTGTGCCACAAGGCTTTCGCCAAGGAGGACCACCTGCAGCGCCACCTCAAGGGCCAGAACTGCCTGGAGGTGCGCACCCGGCGGCGACGCAAGGACGATGCACCACCCCACTACCCACCACCCTCTGCTGCCACCCCATCCCCCGCTGGCCTCGACCTCTCCAATGGCCACTTGGACACCTTCCGCCTCTCTCTAGCTCGATTCTGGGAGCAGTCAGCCCCTACTGGGCCCCCGGTCTCCACCCCGGGGCCCCCTGATGACGATGAGGAGGAGGGGGCACCCACCACGCCTCAAGCTGAAGGTGCCATGGAGTCCTCTTAA
- the DCST2 gene encoding DC-STAMP domain-containing protein 2: MAKIMKDVVRPSGAEEPSMARAVVRSVGGFTLGLSLATAYGLLELLVEGHSPWGCLVGTFTLAAFLSLGMGFSRQVRVTVLLLLPQAFSKQGRALLFVVAFGLVLQGPCANTLRNFTRASEAVACGAELALNQTAEMLERAKQPLVSALNKIKAIAQKAKEVADRVRKFFRSIMDGVKHVARALRNVWYWLLHIGDVCNAELGNPYLKCARVFDDAKDNCMKVIPQAYHLCYVLMPFKLVLCGLASVVQVFCVIPKYIQPFLRKTIGTPVMKLINRVRQEFEFNVTATHHFSVDLNASRSLSQVALDLHEAVSMKLYRVREALALMGYTTPLLLTLLYLQALFYRYCYLNWDHYDNIYITSRFMHMEAVRSMAGLPTVLPLSAHEARHYIQPGSIFLSRWEQIFYIMATFNLIRHLLLVLLLVFLDYAVFWVLDLARHQLQGEIVARSPVLVSITVEGTGYTGKIYRDLVSAFDVLQQGNISILSRRCLLHPSEPDPAGYILIGTMYGLCFFVTLFGNYVSRLRRVICASYYPLREQERITYLYNVLLSRRTNLLAALHRTVRRRAADQGHMSVLQGLAMRCSCLAPFISHFWKPQAYCLGCGQPQDEGDMENFVSCSTPGCQALFCTTCFRLLDNTCSVCASPLSYQGKLDLELDSSDEEGPQLWLAAIRKKDPEQEWLLRQRLQEELNRTVSSESSSESSDRDEEKGPQKRTHRQQPLPEAKSVSIPMPAQPH, encoded by the exons ATGGCCAAAATCATGAAGGATGTTGTGCGCCCCTCGGGGGCTGAGGAGCCAAGCATGGCGCGGGCTGTGGTCCGCAGCGTGGGGGGCTTCACCCTGGGCTTGTCCTTAGCCACGGCCTATGGgctcctggagctgctggtggaAGGGCACAGCccctggggctgcctggtgggCACCTTCACTTTGGCTGCCTTCCTTAGCCTGGGCATGGGATTCTCCCGCCAGGTCCGAGTCACAGTCCTCCTGCTACTGCCCCAGGCCTTCTCCA AGCAGGGCCGGGCACTGCTGTTCGTGGTTGCCTTTGGGTTGGTGCTGCAAGGACCTTGTGCCAACACCCTGCGCAACTTCACCCGGGCCAGTGAGGCGGTGGCCTGTGGGGCAGAACTGGCCCTGAACCAGACGGCCGAAATGCTGGAGCGGGCCAAGCAGCCCCTTGTCA GTGCCCTCAACAAGATTAAAGCCATTGCCCAGAAGGCCAAAGAGGTGGCTGACCGGGTCCGCAAGTTCTTTCGGTCAATCATGGATGGCGTGAAGCACGTAG CCAGGGCCCTGCGGAATGTGTGGTACTGGCTCCTGCACATCGGCGACGTGTGCAACGCCGAGCTGGGAAACCCTTACTTGAAGTGTGCCCGGGTCTTTGATGATGCCAAAGACAACTGCATGAAGGTCATACCACAAGCCTACCACCTGTGTTACGTGCTCATGCCCTTCAAGCTGGTGCTCTGTGGACTCGCCAGTG TGGTTCAAGTGTTCTGCGTCATCCCCAAGTACATCCAACCCTTCCTGCGCAAGACCATTGGCACCC CTGTGATGAAGTTGATTAACCGGGTGCGTCAAGAGTTTGAGTTCAATGTGACAGCCACTCACCACTTCTCTGTGGACCTCAATGCCTCTCGGAGCCTGTCCCAGGTAGCTCTGGACCTCCACGAGGCTGTCAGCATGAAGCTGTACCGTGTCCGTGAGGCCCTGGCTCTGATGGGCTACACCACACCTCTGCTGCTCACTCTGCTCTACCTCCA AGCCCTGTTTTACCGGTACTGTTACCTGAACTGGGACCATTACGACAACATCTACATCACCAGCCGCTTCATGCACATGGAAGCCGTCCGCTCCATGGCGGGATTGCCCACAGTGCTGCCGCTTAGTGCCCACGAGGCCAGACACTACATCCAGCCGG GCTCCATCTTCCTGTCCCGGTGGGAGCAAATTTTTTACATCATGGCAACCTTCAACCTTATTCGGCACCTCCTCCTGGTGCTGCTCCTGGTCTTCCTGGACTATGCTGTTTTCTGGGTGCTCGACCTAGCCCGGCACCAGCTGCAGGGCGAGATCGTGGCCCGCA GCCCTGTGTTAGTATCCATAACCGTGGAAGGCACCGGCTATACTGGGAAGATTTACCGTGACCTGGTGTCGGCATTTGATGTCCTGCAGCAAGGCAACATCAGTATCTTGTCCCGGCGCTGCCTCCTGCATCCCTCGGAGCCTGACCCCGCTGGTTACATACTCATCG GCACCATGTATGGCCTATGCTTCTTTGTCACTCTGTTTGGCAACTATGTCAGTCGGCTGCGGCGGGTCATCTGTGCCTCCTACTACCCATTGCGGGAGCAG GAGAGGATCACCTACCTCTACAATGTACTTCTGAGCCGCCGAACCAACCTGTTGGCTGCCCTGCATCGAACCGTGAGGCGGCGGGCAGCTGACCAGGGCCACATGAGTGTCCTCCAGGGGCTGGCCATGAG GTGCTCCTGCCTGGCTCCATTTATCAGCCACTTTTGGAAGCCCCAGGCCTACTGCCTGGGCTGCGGGCAGCCCCAGGACGAGGGGGACATGGAGAACTTTGTGTCCTGCAGTACCCCCGGCTGCCAAG CTCTCTTCTGCACCACCTGCTTCCGCCTCCTGGACAACACCTGCTCTGTGTGTGCATCTCCTCTCTCCTACCAGGGGAAACTGGACCTGGAGCT GGACTCCAGTGACGAGGAGGGCCCCCAGCTATGGCTGGCTGCAATTCGAAAAAAGGACCCTGAGCAAGAGTGGTTACTGCGGCAACGGCTCCAAGAAGAGCTGAACAGGACCGTCTCATCAGAGTCCAGCTCCGAGTCCAG TGACCGGGATGAGGAAAAGGGGCCTCAGAAGAGGACCCACAGgcagcagcccctccctgagGCCAAGTCTGTCAGCATTCCCATGCCTGCTCAGCCCCACTGA
- the ZBTB7B gene encoding zinc finger and BTB domain-containing protein 7B isoform X1, whose product MGGKQAGGQDRSRAPSPRAWQGTRFSPHPVPQQLQPADPKAERGQEELPARPLSVQEKMGSPEDDLIGIPFPEHSSELLSCLNEQRQLGHLCDLTIRTQGLEYRTHRAVLAACSHYFKKLFTEGGGGAVMGAGGGGTAAGGAGAGVCELDFVGPEALGALLEFAYTATLTTSSANMPAVLQAARLLEIPCVIAACMEILQVSGLEAPSPDEDDCERARQYLEAFATATASGVPNGEDSPPQVPLPPPPPPPPPPRPVARRSRKPRKAFLQTKGARANHLVPEVPTVPTHPLTYEEEEVAGKVGSSGGSGLADSYSPPTGTASPPEGPLSYEPYEGEEEEEELVYPPAYGLAQSGGPPLSPEELGSDEDAIDPDLMAYLSSLHQDALAPGLDGQDKLVRKRRSQMPQECPVCHKIIHGAGKLPRHMRTHTGEKPFACEVCGVRFTRNDKLKIHMRKHTGERPYSCPHCPARFLHSYDLKNHMHLHTGDRPYECHLCHKAFAKEDHLQRHLKGQNCLEVRTRRRRKDDAPPHYPPPSAATPSPAGLDLSNGHLDTFRLSLARFWEQSAPTGPPVSTPGPPDDDEEEGAPTTPQAEGAMESS is encoded by the exons GAGAAGATGGGGAGCCCTGAGGACGACCTGATCGGGATTCCATTCCCTGAACACAGCAGTGAGCTCCTGAGCTGCCTCAACGAACAGCGCCAGCTGGGCCATCTGTGTGACCTAACCATCCGGACGCAGGGCCTTGAATACCGCACCCACCGGGCTGTGCTGGCTGCCTGCAGCCACTACTTTAAGAAACTCTTCACCGAGGGCGGTGGCGGGGCCGTcatgggggctgggggcggcgGGACAGCCGctgggggagcaggggctggcgTGTGTGAGCTGGACTTTGTGGGGCCAGAGGCACTGGGTGCCCTGCTCGAGTTTGCCTATACAGCCACACTGACCACCAGCAGCGCCAACATGCCGGCAGTGCTCCAGGCCGCCCGGCTGCTGGAGATCCCATGTGTCATCGCTGCCTGCATGGAGATTCTGCAGGTCAGTGGGCTAGAAGCTCCCAGCCCTGATGAGGATGACTGTGAGCGAGCCCGCCAGTACCTGGAGGCCTTCGCCACAGCCACGGCCTCAGGAGTTCCCAACGGGGAAGACAGCCCTCCACAGGTGCCCCTCCCGCCACCGCcgccaccacccccaccacctcgGCCTGTTGCCCGCCGCAGCCGCAAGCCCCGAAAAGCTTTCTTGCAGACCAAGGGGGCCCGGGCAAACCACCTAGTGCCCGAGGTGCCCACAGTGCCCACCCATCCCTTGACCtatgaggaggaggaggtggcaggcAAAGTGGGCAGCAGTGGGGGCAGTGGCCTGGCGGACAGCTACAGCCCTCCAACAGGGACTGCCTCACCCCCTGAGGGGCCCCTGAGCTACGAGCCCTATGAGggtgaagaagaagaggaggagctgGTATATCCCCCAGCCTATGGGCTGGCACAGAGCGGCGGGCCCCCGCTGTCCCCAGAGGAGCTGGGCTCAGATGAGGATGCCATCGATCCTGACCTGATGGCCTACCTAAGTTCGCTGCACCAGGATGCCCTGGCACCAGGCCTAGATGGCCAGGACAAGCTGGTGCGCAAACGCCGCTCCCAGATGCCCCAGGAGTGCCCGGTCTGCCACAAGATCATCCACGGGGCAGGCAAACTGCCACGCCACATGAGGACCCATACAGGGGAGAAGCCCTTCGCCTGTGAAGTCTGCGGTGTCCGTTTCACCCG GAATGACAAGCTGAAGATCCACATGCGGAAGCACACAGGAGAGCGCCCCTATTCGTGCCCGCACTGCCCAGCCCGCTTCCTGCACAGCTATGACCTCAAGAACCACATGCACCTGCACACGGGAGACCGGCCCTATGAGTGCCACCTGTGCCACAAGGCTTTCGCCAAGGAGGACCACCTGCAGCGCCACCTCAAGGGCCAGAACTGCCTGGAGGTGCGCACCCGGCGGCGACGCAAGGACGATGCACCACCCCACTACCCACCACCCTCTGCTGCCACCCCATCCCCCGCTGGCCTCGACCTCTCCAATGGCCACTTGGACACCTTCCGCCTCTCTCTAGCTCGATTCTGGGAGCAGTCAGCCCCTACTGGGCCCCCGGTCTCCACCCCGGGGCCCCCTGATGACGATGAGGAGGAGGGGGCACCCACCACGCCTCAAGCTGAAGGTGCCATGGAGTCCTCTTAA